The Pygocentrus nattereri isolate fPygNat1 chromosome 2, fPygNat1.pri, whole genome shotgun sequence genome has a window encoding:
- the LOC108434580 gene encoding zinc-binding protein A33-like encodes MEEREKAAERQAEELITELEQEVSELKMKYAQLDRLSSPTFHPYQLQIPSYLSSRKLQTDVGFHTHIYLEPLRLTLSQLQEALDEKMKEIVSEELNIIRQYSVDVTLDPDTAHPELLLTDDGKQVWNGGKPQNVPNSPARFDWCSCVLGKEGFSGGRLYYEVQVSGKTEWDLGMATESINRKGNVELGPENGSWTIWLRNGNKYDTNEIPPVHLSLKEKPQKVGVFVDYMQGVVSFYDVEAKYHIYSFTGQFFSQRLYPYFSPGENEGGKNLALLRL; translated from the exons ATGGAGGAACGAGAGAAAGCAGCAGAGAGGCAAGCCGAAGAGCTGATCACAGAGCTGGAACAAGAAGTCAGTgagctaaaaatgaaatatgctcAGCTAGACCGGCTTTCAAGTCCTACATTCCACCCTTACCAACTGCAG ATTCCTAGCTACCTAAGCAGCAGGAAGCTCCAAACTGATGTGGGTTTCCACACTCATATTTATTTGGAACCTTTAAGGTTAACGCTGTCTCAACTTCAGGAGGCCTTAGATGAGAAGATGAAAGAAATTG TTTCTGAAGAGCTGAACATCATCCGCCAGTATTCAG TTGATGTGACTTTAGACCCTGACACAGCCCATCCTGAACTCCTCTTGACTGATGATGGGAAGCAGGTGTGGAATGGAGGCAAACCACAAAACGTCCCTAACAGTCCAGCCAGGTTTGATTGGTGTTCCTGTGTCCTCGGAAAGGAGGGGTTCTCTGGAGGAAGATTGTACTATGAGGTCCAAGTGAGTGGGAAGACCGAGTGGGATTTAGGCATGGCCACTGAGTCTATAAACAGGAAAGGGAATGTTGAGTTGGGTCCTGAGAACGGTTCCTGGACTATATGGCTGAGGAATGGTAATAAGTATGATACAAATGAGATACCGCCTGTCCATCTCTCCCTGAAAGAGAAGCCCCAAAAAGTTGGAGTCTTTGTGGATTATATGCAAGGTGTTGTCTCCTTTTATGATGTTGAAGCCAAGTACCATATTTACTCTTTCACTGGGCAGTTTTTCTCTCAGAGGCTTTACCCATATTTCAGTCCTGGTGAAAATGAAGGGGGCAAAAACTTAGCTCTGCTTAGATTATAG
- the LOC108434597 gene encoding ubiquitin carboxyl-terminal hydrolase 47 isoform X2 — translation MWTVLRLLGFSGVHRDAQASHSAKQYHGLRNQGSTCYLNTVLQCLYMTKDFRTAVQSFKQDPQDSNQGNAGLLLQLQNLFGELNKVNATTEGITESLSINNGELFSMFLVTCLLSVLFTLSYLFLVYEQQDAVEYYQRILKQIVPQVSQVFEGKLSNNSKCPDGHIYQEKCPFITIPLAIDTGHDKIYNVKEGLEAFFQPSQLDEDNWLYCDQCDQKTETETWNEIEEFPTVLTLHLKRFDFDYMQMRHVKNHCPMEIPPTLQLKDYEYDLYAVVNHSGDRNGGHYNAAIKSFEDNQWYCFDDSSVTKYSVDALQKSRLAYLLMYRQTPSRRNFTLQKLLKSTALRRMTSALHNRFIIAGVTAIRRMTSALHNRFIIAGVTALRRMTSALHNRFIIAGVTAIRRMTSALHNRFIIAGVVTTCLVTVMWRMFRLRFPKS, via the exons ATGTGGACTGTCCTCCGCCTGCTCGGATTCTCTGGAGTACACAGAGATGCACAAGCGAG CCATAGTGCAAAACAATACCATGGCTTGAGAAATCAGGGATCAACGTGTTACCTGAACACAGTGCTGCAGTGTCTCTACATGACCAAAGACTTCAGAACAGCAGTACAGAG CTTTAAACAAGATCCACAGGACTCCAACCAGGGAAATGCTGGTCTgttgttacagctgcaaaatCTCTTTGGAGAGCTAAACAAGGTCAATGCCACCACTGAAGGAATAACTGAAAGTCTTAGCATCAACAACGGTGAGTTATTTTCCATGTTCTTAGTCACGTGCTTGTTGTCGGTGTTGTTTACATTGTCCTATTTATTTTTAGTCTATGAACAGCAGGATGCGGTGGAATACTATCAGAGAATCCTAAAACAAATTGTGCCACAAGTGTCCCAG GTCTTTGAAGGAAAACTGAGTAACAACAGTAAATGTCCAGATGGACACATATATCAGGAGAAGTGTCCCTTCATCACAATCCCTCTTGCCATAGACACTGGACAtgataaaatatacaatgtg AAGGAGGGACTGGAGGCTTTTTTCCAACCTTCTCAGTTAGATGAAGACAACTGGTTGTACTGTGACCAGTGTGACCAAAAAACAGAAACGGAGACT TGGAATGAAATAGAAGAGTTTCCCACAGTCCTGACTCTGCATCTGAAGAGGTTTGACTTTGACTACATGCAGATGAGGCATGTGAAAAACCACTGTCCCATGGAGATTCCCCCGACTCTACAGCTTAAA GATTATGAATATGATCTTTATGCAGTTGTTAACCACAGCGGTGATCGAAATGGAGGCCACTACAATGCTGCCATCAAGTCATTTGAGGATAATCAGTGGTACTGCTTTGATGACTCTTCTGTCACAAAG TATTCAGTGGATGCCCTACAAAA GTCACGGTTGGCCTACTTACTGATGTACAGACAAA CACCAAGCCGAAGAAattttacactgcaaaaactcCTGAAATCTACTGCACTTCGACGAATGACCTCTGCACTGCACAATCGCTTTATCATAGCTGGAGTTACTGCAATTAGACGAATGACCTCTGCACTGCACAATCGCTTTATCATAGCTGGAGTTACTGCACTTAGACGAATGACCTCTGCACTGCACAATCGCTTTATCATAGCTGGAGTTACTGCAATTAGACGAATGACCTCTGCACTGCACAATCGCTTTATCATAGCTGGAGTTGTTACAACGTGTCTGGTAACAGTCATGTGGAGAATGTTCAGGTTAAGATTCCCTAAATCATAG
- the LOC108434597 gene encoding ubiquitin carboxyl-terminal hydrolase 47 isoform X7, producing the protein MFLVTCLLSVLFTLSYLFLVYEQQDAVEYYQRILKQIVPQVSQVFEGKLSNNSKCPDGHIYQEKCPFITIPLAIDTGHDKIYNVKEGLEAFFQPSQLDEDNWLYCDQCDQKTETETWNEIEEFPTVLTLHLKRFDFDYMQMRHVKNHCPMEIPPTLQLKDYEYDLYAVVNHSGDRNGGHYNAAIKSFEDNQWYCFDDSSVTKYSVDALQKSRLAYLLMYRQTAPSRRNFTLQKLLKSTALRRMTSALHNRFIIAGVTAIRRMTSALHNRFIIAGVTALRRMTSALHNRFIIAGVTAIRRMTSALHNRFIIAGVVTTCLVTVMWRMFRLRFPKS; encoded by the exons ATGTTCTTAGTCACGTGCTTGTTGTCGGTGTTGTTTACATTGTCCTATTTATTTTTAGTCTATGAACAGCAGGATGCGGTGGAATACTATCAGAGAATCCTAAAACAAATTGTGCCACAAGTGTCCCAG GTCTTTGAAGGAAAACTGAGTAACAACAGTAAATGTCCAGATGGACACATATATCAGGAGAAGTGTCCCTTCATCACAATCCCTCTTGCCATAGACACTGGACAtgataaaatatacaatgtg AAGGAGGGACTGGAGGCTTTTTTCCAACCTTCTCAGTTAGATGAAGACAACTGGTTGTACTGTGACCAGTGTGACCAAAAAACAGAAACGGAGACT TGGAATGAAATAGAAGAGTTTCCCACAGTCCTGACTCTGCATCTGAAGAGGTTTGACTTTGACTACATGCAGATGAGGCATGTGAAAAACCACTGTCCCATGGAGATTCCCCCGACTCTACAGCTTAAA GATTATGAATATGATCTTTATGCAGTTGTTAACCACAGCGGTGATCGAAATGGAGGCCACTACAATGCTGCCATCAAGTCATTTGAGGATAATCAGTGGTACTGCTTTGATGACTCTTCTGTCACAAAG TATTCAGTGGATGCCCTACAAAA GTCACGGTTGGCCTACTTACTGATGTACAGACAAA CAGCACCAAGCCGAAGAAattttacactgcaaaaactcCTGAAATCTACTGCACTTCGACGAATGACCTCTGCACTGCACAATCGCTTTATCATAGCTGGAGTTACTGCAATTAGACGAATGACCTCTGCACTGCACAATCGCTTTATCATAGCTGGAGTTACTGCACTTAGACGAATGACCTCTGCACTGCACAATCGCTTTATCATAGCTGGAGTTACTGCAATTAGACGAATGACCTCTGCACTGCACAATCGCTTTATCATAGCTGGAGTTGTTACAACGTGTCTGGTAACAGTCATGTGGAGAATGTTCAGGTTAAGATTCCCTAAATCATAG
- the LOC108434597 gene encoding ubiquitin carboxyl-terminal hydrolase 47 isoform X3 codes for MWTVLRLLGFSGVHRDAQASHSAKQYHGLRNQGSTCYLNTVLQCLYMTKDFRTAVQSFKQDPQDSNQGNAGLLLQLQNLFGELNKVNATTEGITESLSINNVYEQQDAVEYYQRILKQIVPQVSQVFEGKLSNNSKCPDGHIYQEKCPFITIPLAIDTGHDKIYNVKEGLEAFFQPSQLDEDNWLYCDQCDQKTETETWNEIEEFPTVLTLHLKRFDFDYMQMRHVKNHCPMEIPPTLQLKDYEYDLYAVVNHSGDRNGGHYNAAIKSFEDNQWYCFDDSSVTKYSVDALQKSRLAYLLMYRQTAPSRRNFTLQKLLKSTALRRMTSALHNRFIIAGVTAIRRMTSALHNRFIIAGVTALRRMTSALHNRFIIAGVTAIRRMTSALHNRFIIAGVVTTCLVTVMWRMFRLRFPKS; via the exons ATGTGGACTGTCCTCCGCCTGCTCGGATTCTCTGGAGTACACAGAGATGCACAAGCGAG CCATAGTGCAAAACAATACCATGGCTTGAGAAATCAGGGATCAACGTGTTACCTGAACACAGTGCTGCAGTGTCTCTACATGACCAAAGACTTCAGAACAGCAGTACAGAG CTTTAAACAAGATCCACAGGACTCCAACCAGGGAAATGCTGGTCTgttgttacagctgcaaaatCTCTTTGGAGAGCTAAACAAGGTCAATGCCACCACTGAAGGAATAACTGAAAGTCTTAGCATCAACAACG TCTATGAACAGCAGGATGCGGTGGAATACTATCAGAGAATCCTAAAACAAATTGTGCCACAAGTGTCCCAG GTCTTTGAAGGAAAACTGAGTAACAACAGTAAATGTCCAGATGGACACATATATCAGGAGAAGTGTCCCTTCATCACAATCCCTCTTGCCATAGACACTGGACAtgataaaatatacaatgtg AAGGAGGGACTGGAGGCTTTTTTCCAACCTTCTCAGTTAGATGAAGACAACTGGTTGTACTGTGACCAGTGTGACCAAAAAACAGAAACGGAGACT TGGAATGAAATAGAAGAGTTTCCCACAGTCCTGACTCTGCATCTGAAGAGGTTTGACTTTGACTACATGCAGATGAGGCATGTGAAAAACCACTGTCCCATGGAGATTCCCCCGACTCTACAGCTTAAA GATTATGAATATGATCTTTATGCAGTTGTTAACCACAGCGGTGATCGAAATGGAGGCCACTACAATGCTGCCATCAAGTCATTTGAGGATAATCAGTGGTACTGCTTTGATGACTCTTCTGTCACAAAG TATTCAGTGGATGCCCTACAAAA GTCACGGTTGGCCTACTTACTGATGTACAGACAAA CAGCACCAAGCCGAAGAAattttacactgcaaaaactcCTGAAATCTACTGCACTTCGACGAATGACCTCTGCACTGCACAATCGCTTTATCATAGCTGGAGTTACTGCAATTAGACGAATGACCTCTGCACTGCACAATCGCTTTATCATAGCTGGAGTTACTGCACTTAGACGAATGACCTCTGCACTGCACAATCGCTTTATCATAGCTGGAGTTACTGCAATTAGACGAATGACCTCTGCACTGCACAATCGCTTTATCATAGCTGGAGTTGTTACAACGTGTCTGGTAACAGTCATGTGGAGAATGTTCAGGTTAAGATTCCCTAAATCATAG
- the LOC108434597 gene encoding ubiquitin carboxyl-terminal hydrolase 47 isoform X6 has translation MWTVLRLLGFSGVHRDAQASHSAKQYHGLRNQGSTCYLNTVLQCLYMTKDFRTAVQSFKQDPQDSNQGNAGLLLQLQNLFGELNKVNATTEGITESLSINNVYEQQDAVEYYQRILKQIVPQVSQKEGLEAFFQPSQLDEDNWLYCDQCDQKTETETWNEIEEFPTVLTLHLKRFDFDYMQMRHVKNHCPMEIPPTLQLKDYEYDLYAVVNHSGDRNGGHYNAAIKSFEDNQWYCFDDSSVTKYSVDALQKSRLAYLLMYRQTAPSRRNFTLQKLLKSTALRRMTSALHNRFIIAGVTAIRRMTSALHNRFIIAGVTALRRMTSALHNRFIIAGVTAIRRMTSALHNRFIIAGVVTTCLVTVMWRMFRLRFPKS, from the exons ATGTGGACTGTCCTCCGCCTGCTCGGATTCTCTGGAGTACACAGAGATGCACAAGCGAG CCATAGTGCAAAACAATACCATGGCTTGAGAAATCAGGGATCAACGTGTTACCTGAACACAGTGCTGCAGTGTCTCTACATGACCAAAGACTTCAGAACAGCAGTACAGAG CTTTAAACAAGATCCACAGGACTCCAACCAGGGAAATGCTGGTCTgttgttacagctgcaaaatCTCTTTGGAGAGCTAAACAAGGTCAATGCCACCACTGAAGGAATAACTGAAAGTCTTAGCATCAACAACG TCTATGAACAGCAGGATGCGGTGGAATACTATCAGAGAATCCTAAAACAAATTGTGCCACAAGTGTCCCAG AAGGAGGGACTGGAGGCTTTTTTCCAACCTTCTCAGTTAGATGAAGACAACTGGTTGTACTGTGACCAGTGTGACCAAAAAACAGAAACGGAGACT TGGAATGAAATAGAAGAGTTTCCCACAGTCCTGACTCTGCATCTGAAGAGGTTTGACTTTGACTACATGCAGATGAGGCATGTGAAAAACCACTGTCCCATGGAGATTCCCCCGACTCTACAGCTTAAA GATTATGAATATGATCTTTATGCAGTTGTTAACCACAGCGGTGATCGAAATGGAGGCCACTACAATGCTGCCATCAAGTCATTTGAGGATAATCAGTGGTACTGCTTTGATGACTCTTCTGTCACAAAG TATTCAGTGGATGCCCTACAAAA GTCACGGTTGGCCTACTTACTGATGTACAGACAAA CAGCACCAAGCCGAAGAAattttacactgcaaaaactcCTGAAATCTACTGCACTTCGACGAATGACCTCTGCACTGCACAATCGCTTTATCATAGCTGGAGTTACTGCAATTAGACGAATGACCTCTGCACTGCACAATCGCTTTATCATAGCTGGAGTTACTGCACTTAGACGAATGACCTCTGCACTGCACAATCGCTTTATCATAGCTGGAGTTACTGCAATTAGACGAATGACCTCTGCACTGCACAATCGCTTTATCATAGCTGGAGTTGTTACAACGTGTCTGGTAACAGTCATGTGGAGAATGTTCAGGTTAAGATTCCCTAAATCATAG
- the LOC108434597 gene encoding ubiquitin carboxyl-terminal hydrolase 47 isoform X4 — translation MWTVLRLLGFSGVHRDAQASHSAKQYHGLRNQGSTCYLNTVLQCLYMTKDFRTAVQSFKQDPQDSNQGNAGLLLQLQNLFGELNKVNATTEGITESLSINNGELFSMFLVTCLLSVLFTLSYLFLVYEQQDAVEYYQRILKQIVPQVSQVFEGKLSNNSKCPDGHIYQEKCPFITIPLAIDTGHDKIYNVKEGLEAFFQPSQLDEDNWLYCDQCDQKTETETWNEIEEFPTVLTLHLKRFDFDYMQMRHVKNHCPMEIPPTLQLKDYEYDLYAVVNHSGDRNGGHYNAAIKSFEDNQWYCFDDSSVTKYSVDALQKSRLAYLLMYRQTAPSRRNFTLQKLLKSTALRRMTSALHNRFIIAGVTAIRRMTSALHNRFIIAGVVTTCLVTVMWRMFRLRFPKS, via the exons ATGTGGACTGTCCTCCGCCTGCTCGGATTCTCTGGAGTACACAGAGATGCACAAGCGAG CCATAGTGCAAAACAATACCATGGCTTGAGAAATCAGGGATCAACGTGTTACCTGAACACAGTGCTGCAGTGTCTCTACATGACCAAAGACTTCAGAACAGCAGTACAGAG CTTTAAACAAGATCCACAGGACTCCAACCAGGGAAATGCTGGTCTgttgttacagctgcaaaatCTCTTTGGAGAGCTAAACAAGGTCAATGCCACCACTGAAGGAATAACTGAAAGTCTTAGCATCAACAACGGTGAGTTATTTTCCATGTTCTTAGTCACGTGCTTGTTGTCGGTGTTGTTTACATTGTCCTATTTATTTTTAGTCTATGAACAGCAGGATGCGGTGGAATACTATCAGAGAATCCTAAAACAAATTGTGCCACAAGTGTCCCAG GTCTTTGAAGGAAAACTGAGTAACAACAGTAAATGTCCAGATGGACACATATATCAGGAGAAGTGTCCCTTCATCACAATCCCTCTTGCCATAGACACTGGACAtgataaaatatacaatgtg AAGGAGGGACTGGAGGCTTTTTTCCAACCTTCTCAGTTAGATGAAGACAACTGGTTGTACTGTGACCAGTGTGACCAAAAAACAGAAACGGAGACT TGGAATGAAATAGAAGAGTTTCCCACAGTCCTGACTCTGCATCTGAAGAGGTTTGACTTTGACTACATGCAGATGAGGCATGTGAAAAACCACTGTCCCATGGAGATTCCCCCGACTCTACAGCTTAAA GATTATGAATATGATCTTTATGCAGTTGTTAACCACAGCGGTGATCGAAATGGAGGCCACTACAATGCTGCCATCAAGTCATTTGAGGATAATCAGTGGTACTGCTTTGATGACTCTTCTGTCACAAAG TATTCAGTGGATGCCCTACAAAA GTCACGGTTGGCCTACTTACTGATGTACAGACAAA CAGCACCAAGCCGAAGAAattttacactgcaaaaactcCTGAAATCTACTGCACTTCGACGAATGACCTCTGCACTGCACAATCGCTTTATCATAGCTGGAG TTACTGCAATTAGACGAATGACCTCTGCACTGCACAATCGCTTTATCATAGCTGGAGTTGTTACAACGTGTCTGGTAACAGTCATGTGGAGAATGTTCAGGTTAAGATTCCCTAAATCATAG
- the LOC108434597 gene encoding ubiquitin carboxyl-terminal hydrolase 47 isoform X1: protein MWTVLRLLGFSGVHRDAQASHSAKQYHGLRNQGSTCYLNTVLQCLYMTKDFRTAVQSFKQDPQDSNQGNAGLLLQLQNLFGELNKVNATTEGITESLSINNGELFSMFLVTCLLSVLFTLSYLFLVYEQQDAVEYYQRILKQIVPQVSQVFEGKLSNNSKCPDGHIYQEKCPFITIPLAIDTGHDKIYNVKEGLEAFFQPSQLDEDNWLYCDQCDQKTETETWNEIEEFPTVLTLHLKRFDFDYMQMRHVKNHCPMEIPPTLQLKDYEYDLYAVVNHSGDRNGGHYNAAIKSFEDNQWYCFDDSSVTKYSVDALQKSRLAYLLMYRQTAPSRRNFTLQKLLKSTALRRMTSALHNRFIIAGVTAIRRMTSALHNRFIIAGVTALRRMTSALHNRFIIAGVTAIRRMTSALHNRFIIAGVVTTCLVTVMWRMFRLRFPKS from the exons ATGTGGACTGTCCTCCGCCTGCTCGGATTCTCTGGAGTACACAGAGATGCACAAGCGAG CCATAGTGCAAAACAATACCATGGCTTGAGAAATCAGGGATCAACGTGTTACCTGAACACAGTGCTGCAGTGTCTCTACATGACCAAAGACTTCAGAACAGCAGTACAGAG CTTTAAACAAGATCCACAGGACTCCAACCAGGGAAATGCTGGTCTgttgttacagctgcaaaatCTCTTTGGAGAGCTAAACAAGGTCAATGCCACCACTGAAGGAATAACTGAAAGTCTTAGCATCAACAACGGTGAGTTATTTTCCATGTTCTTAGTCACGTGCTTGTTGTCGGTGTTGTTTACATTGTCCTATTTATTTTTAGTCTATGAACAGCAGGATGCGGTGGAATACTATCAGAGAATCCTAAAACAAATTGTGCCACAAGTGTCCCAG GTCTTTGAAGGAAAACTGAGTAACAACAGTAAATGTCCAGATGGACACATATATCAGGAGAAGTGTCCCTTCATCACAATCCCTCTTGCCATAGACACTGGACAtgataaaatatacaatgtg AAGGAGGGACTGGAGGCTTTTTTCCAACCTTCTCAGTTAGATGAAGACAACTGGTTGTACTGTGACCAGTGTGACCAAAAAACAGAAACGGAGACT TGGAATGAAATAGAAGAGTTTCCCACAGTCCTGACTCTGCATCTGAAGAGGTTTGACTTTGACTACATGCAGATGAGGCATGTGAAAAACCACTGTCCCATGGAGATTCCCCCGACTCTACAGCTTAAA GATTATGAATATGATCTTTATGCAGTTGTTAACCACAGCGGTGATCGAAATGGAGGCCACTACAATGCTGCCATCAAGTCATTTGAGGATAATCAGTGGTACTGCTTTGATGACTCTTCTGTCACAAAG TATTCAGTGGATGCCCTACAAAA GTCACGGTTGGCCTACTTACTGATGTACAGACAAA CAGCACCAAGCCGAAGAAattttacactgcaaaaactcCTGAAATCTACTGCACTTCGACGAATGACCTCTGCACTGCACAATCGCTTTATCATAGCTGGAGTTACTGCAATTAGACGAATGACCTCTGCACTGCACAATCGCTTTATCATAGCTGGAGTTACTGCACTTAGACGAATGACCTCTGCACTGCACAATCGCTTTATCATAGCTGGAGTTACTGCAATTAGACGAATGACCTCTGCACTGCACAATCGCTTTATCATAGCTGGAGTTGTTACAACGTGTCTGGTAACAGTCATGTGGAGAATGTTCAGGTTAAGATTCCCTAAATCATAG
- the LOC108434597 gene encoding ubiquitin carboxyl-terminal hydrolase 47 isoform X5: MWTVLRLLGFSGVHRDAQASHSAKQYHGLRNQGSTCYLNTVLQCLYMTKDFRTAVQSFKQDPQDSNQGNAGLLLQLQNLFGELNKVNATTEGITESLSINNGELFSMFLVTCLLSVLFTLSYLFLVYEQQDAVEYYQRILKQIVPQVSQKEGLEAFFQPSQLDEDNWLYCDQCDQKTETETWNEIEEFPTVLTLHLKRFDFDYMQMRHVKNHCPMEIPPTLQLKDYEYDLYAVVNHSGDRNGGHYNAAIKSFEDNQWYCFDDSSVTKYSVDALQKSRLAYLLMYRQTAPSRRNFTLQKLLKSTALRRMTSALHNRFIIAGVTAIRRMTSALHNRFIIAGVTALRRMTSALHNRFIIAGVTAIRRMTSALHNRFIIAGVVTTCLVTVMWRMFRLRFPKS, encoded by the exons ATGTGGACTGTCCTCCGCCTGCTCGGATTCTCTGGAGTACACAGAGATGCACAAGCGAG CCATAGTGCAAAACAATACCATGGCTTGAGAAATCAGGGATCAACGTGTTACCTGAACACAGTGCTGCAGTGTCTCTACATGACCAAAGACTTCAGAACAGCAGTACAGAG CTTTAAACAAGATCCACAGGACTCCAACCAGGGAAATGCTGGTCTgttgttacagctgcaaaatCTCTTTGGAGAGCTAAACAAGGTCAATGCCACCACTGAAGGAATAACTGAAAGTCTTAGCATCAACAACGGTGAGTTATTTTCCATGTTCTTAGTCACGTGCTTGTTGTCGGTGTTGTTTACATTGTCCTATTTATTTTTAGTCTATGAACAGCAGGATGCGGTGGAATACTATCAGAGAATCCTAAAACAAATTGTGCCACAAGTGTCCCAG AAGGAGGGACTGGAGGCTTTTTTCCAACCTTCTCAGTTAGATGAAGACAACTGGTTGTACTGTGACCAGTGTGACCAAAAAACAGAAACGGAGACT TGGAATGAAATAGAAGAGTTTCCCACAGTCCTGACTCTGCATCTGAAGAGGTTTGACTTTGACTACATGCAGATGAGGCATGTGAAAAACCACTGTCCCATGGAGATTCCCCCGACTCTACAGCTTAAA GATTATGAATATGATCTTTATGCAGTTGTTAACCACAGCGGTGATCGAAATGGAGGCCACTACAATGCTGCCATCAAGTCATTTGAGGATAATCAGTGGTACTGCTTTGATGACTCTTCTGTCACAAAG TATTCAGTGGATGCCCTACAAAA GTCACGGTTGGCCTACTTACTGATGTACAGACAAA CAGCACCAAGCCGAAGAAattttacactgcaaaaactcCTGAAATCTACTGCACTTCGACGAATGACCTCTGCACTGCACAATCGCTTTATCATAGCTGGAGTTACTGCAATTAGACGAATGACCTCTGCACTGCACAATCGCTTTATCATAGCTGGAGTTACTGCACTTAGACGAATGACCTCTGCACTGCACAATCGCTTTATCATAGCTGGAGTTACTGCAATTAGACGAATGACCTCTGCACTGCACAATCGCTTTATCATAGCTGGAGTTGTTACAACGTGTCTGGTAACAGTCATGTGGAGAATGTTCAGGTTAAGATTCCCTAAATCATAG
- the zgc:194655 gene encoding uncharacterized protein zgc:194655, producing the protein MGKIFQVLVLGIKGEKKTIDVAHSEPEFHNTTVASFREKIEEKIPELKGQNFKMLFTDVQLQDDETFSKYQIQDRSTVMLIVSLPGGQWDE; encoded by the exons ATGGGGAAGATTTTCCAAGTGCTAGTTCTTGGTATTAAGGGGGAGAAGAAAACGATCGACGTTGCGCACTCTGAACCCGAATTTCACAACACGACTGTTGCGAGTTTCAGAGAGAAAATCGAGGAGAAAATTCCGGAACTCAAAG GACAGAACTTCAAAATGTTGTTCACTGATGTGCAGCTACAGGACGACGAAACTTTCTCCAAGTACCAGATCCAGGACCGCTCTACAGTAATGCTGATCGTGAGCCTGCCTGGAGGCCAGTGGGATGAATAG
- the si:ch211-212k18.15 gene encoding uncharacterized protein si:ch211-212k18.15: MTEGEGEKRYDPRDTTLRFVPRRDEITLDDDPNILRAEMSCGHAVTPQSLTAWCRSLLDQGQYKFKCPALRDETTEKCGAEWPYMEVRRMALLTQDEQSDFEETMAVLAAAEYCEVKSCPGCKSFVEREDLTNLCVQCIICTAETGKHYQFCWQCLKEWKGPGPRSDRCDNSDCKNVLLENLQKCNDIILPEAQNLQVPSLRACPTCGNVVGHDQTGCKNIICNRCQIEFCFSCLQLTPVCLETSSYFIPCSRGVAPRQTTIPSWIK, encoded by the exons ATGACGGAGGGCGAAGGCGAAAAGCGCTACGATCCCAGAGACACGACCCTCAGATTTGTTCCGCGGCGGGATGAAATCA CCCTTGATGATGACCCGAACATCCTCAGAGCAGAGATGTCCTGTGGCCATGCTGTCACACCACAGTCCCTCACGGCATGGTGTCGCAGTCTGCTGGATCAG GGGCAGTACAAGTTCAAGTGTCCAGCATTAAGAGATGAAACAACTGAGAAGTGTGGAGCTGAGTGGCCGTACATGGAAGTGCGGAGGATGGCTTTACTGACTCAAGATGAACAGAGTGACTTTGAGGAAACCATGGCTGTCTTGGCAGCTGCTGAGTACTGTGAAGTCAAATCA TGTCCTGGTTGTAAGTCGTTTGTTGAGAGGGAGGACTTGACCAATCTCTGCGTACAGTGCATCATCTGTACAGCAGAGACTGGTAAGCACTATCAGTTCTGCTGGCAGTGTCTGAAGGAGTGGAAAGGACCAGGCCCTCGCTCAGACCGGTGTGACAACAGTGACTGCAAAAACGTACTCCTTGAGAACCTGCAGAAATGCAATGATATAATCCTCCCTGAAGCTCAAAATCTACAAGTCCCCTCCTTGCGGGCTTGTCCTACCTGTGGTAATGTGGTGGGACATGACCAAACAGGGTGCAAGAATATCATATGTAATCGCTGTCAGATAGAATTCTGCTTTTCTTGCTTACAGCTCACCCCTGTTTGCCTTGAAACAAGCTCATACTTTATTCCCTGCTCACGTGGTGTGGCCCCTCGGCAAACTACCATTCCTTCCTGGATTAAGTAG